DNA from Halorarum salinum:
CCTCCTCGCCCATGTGCCGCTTGATGGACTGGACGGTGCGGTCGGGGTTCTGGACCGCCTGGTTCTTCGCCGGTTTGCCGACGAGGCGCTCGCCGTCGTCGGAGAACGCAACGACTGACGGCGTGGTTCGGTCGCCTTCGGCGTTCACGATTATCTCGGGGTCGCCCCCCTCCATCACCGCGAACGCGGAGTTCGTCGTTCCGAGGTCGACCCCCAGAATCTTGTCACTCGCCATCTTGCATCCACCTACGAGGCCCGATTCCGTTAAAGGTTACTAGATACGGCGTCACACGCGAATTCTACACGTCGGCGCCCTCTCCCGGTTTTCGCCACTGCCTCCCGTCGGAGGTGACAACGCTTATCACGAACCGCGATTCAAGCCGGAACGCTCCGCCGGGCACGCGGCGGTCGACCCGATGGAACCGCGAGGTGGATGGCCATCCACCCCGCGCCGCCAATTCCCGCACGTCGTCGACTCACTCGTCGCCGGCGTTCCCTCGTCGTCGCCTCTCACTCGTCGCCGTCGCTGACGGTGACCTGCGCGGCCTCTATTACCTTGCCCGCCATCTCGTAGCCCGGCTTGTACACCTCCGCGACCGTCCCGTCCGGCCGGTCGCTGTCGACTCGCATCATCACCTCGTGGCGCTCGGGGTCGACGTCCTCACCCGGTTCGGGCGCGATGACCTCGACGTTCTCCTCCGCGAGCACCCGGTCGAACGTCTCCAGCGTCGACTCGACGCCCGGCCGGATGTCGGCGTCCTCGTCCTGGTCGAGCGCGCGCACGAGGTTGTCGCGCACCTCGGTGAGCCGCGACACGAGGTCCTCGGTCGCCCGCTCCCTCTGCTGCTCTTGCCGCTTCTTCGCCCGCTTCTTGTAGTTCTGGAAGTCGGCCTTCGTCCTGGCGAGGTTCGACTCCAGTTCGTCGGCCCGTTCCTCGGCCTCCTCGGCGCGCGCTTCCGCCTCGTCGGCCCGGTCGGCCGCGTCCGCCGCCCGTTCCTCGAGGGCGGCGACCCGGTCGGCGAGATTCTCGTCGTGCTCTGCGACCTCGTCGGCGAGGGTCGGCTCCCCCGGTTCCGCGTCCGAACCCGCCGACTCGTCCCCGGTCTCGACCGTCTCCGGTTCCTCCTGCTCGGTCCCGGCGTCGTCGCTCATACCCGTGGGGAGTCGGCCGTCGGGGATAAGGGTTGTAGAATCCGTCCGGGTCGCCGGGGCGTCCGGCGGCGTCCGTCACCGACGTCGCGGGCGTCGGCGCCCCCCATCGCCCGGCGTCGGGTCGCTCACCCGGGTTCCGAGGCGGGGCGATACGCCCGGCTGATTCCCTTCCACCGGTTCGTCCGGAACCGCCGCAGGTTGAGCACCCCGGGGACGAGCGTCTCGAGCAGGAGCGCGAGGTAGAGGCCGACGACCCCGAGCGGCGTGGCCGTCGCGAGCAGCGCGACCGGGAGCGCGAACGCGTACCGGCCGATCAGCGAGGCGAGGAAGGGCCAGCGGGTGTCGCCCGCCCCGCGGAGCACCCCCGTCGCGGAGCCGTCGACGCCGAGCGCGACCGCGCTCACCGCCGCCACGCGGACGAACGTCGCCGCGGCGCCGACCGCCTCCGGGCCGCCGACGAAGACGCCCGCGATCGGCGTCGCGAACGCGACGACGAGCGCGACGACGACGAGGTAGACGACCGCGGACAGGCGGACGATCGCCGCGCCGTACGCCTCGGCCTCCCGCTCCTCGCCGGCGCCGAGCCGCTGGCCGACGAGCGTGCTCGCGGCGATCGAGAACCCCCAGCTGAAGCAGTTGACGAGCGCCCGTACCCGGCGACCGACCTCGATGGCCGCGACGACGACGGGGCCGAACGACGAGGCGATCCACAGGAGCGGGAACACGAGCAGCCCCTCGGCGGCCCGCCGCCCCATGAGCGGCGTCGACACCTCGATCAGCTGCCGGACCAGCACGCCGTCGAACCGGGGTCCCTCGCGGACGAGCGGGACCGGACTGGCCCCGAGTCGGGGGAGCCCGTACTCGCGCCCGAGCATTCCCCAGGCGAGCAGGCACAACACGACGCCGGTCGAGACGGTGGTCCCGATGGCCGCGCCGGCGACGCCGAGCCCCGCGCCGAAGATGAGCGCCGCGCTGAGCACGACGTTGAGGAGGGCCCCGCCGGCGCGCATGGCCATCGGCGTGAACGTGTCCCCGACGCCGGCGTACGTCCGGCTCGCGATCAGGTTCAGGAACTCGAACAGGACGCCGGGCGCGACGAACGCGAGGTACGTGCTTCCGTAGCGGACCGCGTCCGGGTCCGAGCCCAGGAGCCCGACGAGCGGCGTCGCGAACAGCCAGTAGCCGGCGACGATGGGGATCGAGAGCACGAGCGCCAGCCAGACGCTCTGCTCGACCACGAGCGACGCGCGGTCCCCCTCCCCGCCCCCGTAGTTCTGGGAGACGAGGCTCACCGTGCCGCCGGCGAGCCCGATGCCGACGAACTTGGCGACCTGCCAGTACGCGCCGGCGTACGCCAGCCCGGCGACGGCGGTCGCCCCGACCGCCAGCCCCACGAGCGCGAGGTCGACCGCCTGCTTCGACATGATGGCGAAGCCGGTGAGCACCCGGGGCCAGGCCAGCGCGACCGTCTCGTCGAGCCGCTCGGCGTCGATGACGCCGAACCGTTCCAGCACCCCCGCGATCGCGTCGAGGGGGCGCGCGAACCCTCCCATCACGGTCGGGGAGCCACGGGGAGGGCTTCGGTCCGCCGTCTCACGCGACCGGCGGCGGGTACGACGGGGTGCCGTTCCGCCGGTGCACCGCCCGCCCGTTCGGCCGTCGGGTGGCCGGAACCCGGGCGCGGCCTCGCGGTCACTGGTACATCCGGAGTCGCTGGGCCTGCGAGGAGTTCTCGTCCTCCTCCCGGACCTGCCGGGCGAGCCGCTCCTTCGCGCGCTGGATGCGACCGGCGTGCTCCTCGAGGTCGTCGGTCGGCACGTCGACGCCCGTGATGGGGGCGACGCCCTCCTCCAGCACGGCCCTGGCGGCCAGGGGGTCCGGGAACTGGGGGTCGCAGTCGGCAACGAGGCCGACGGCGGTGAGGTTCGTCGCCAGCGCGTGGTTCAACAGCGCCCCCGTGGGGCCCGAGACGATGCCGGCGTCGTCGGGTTCGGGGACCTCCGTCCGGTCCAGGATCGCCGCCCCGCTCCCCGACGCGATGCCGAAGACCTTCCGCTGCTTCTCGTCCGCCTCCCCGGCCGTCCCCTCCACGGGCCGTTCCCGCGTCAGCCCCGCGACGTACACCGGGACGACCGACTCCTCGCGGAACCAGTCGGCGATGCACTCCGCGAACTCCGTCGCCGCCCGCGGCGGGACGGGAACGTCGGACTGGAGCACCAGCAGGTCCCGTCCCTGGTCGGCGTACAGGCGGACGGGCGTCCGGATCCCCCTGTCGTCCGGGCCGAACGCGGCCGACCTCGGGAGCGACTCGCAGTGGACGTCCGCGTAGTGAGTCATCCCGAACGCCTCGACGAGGTGGTCCGCGGCGATCTTCCCCACGAGGCCGACGCCCGGGAGCCCCTCCACGAGCACCGGGTCGGCGAGTGCGACGTCGGTTCGTACGTCGATCCGTGCCATGTCGTGACCCACGCGTGAGGCGACCGTAAATATGCGCCACGTGCGGTCGGCCGCGACCGCCGCCTCGACCCCGCGCCCGTTCGCCGACCGTCGGTCGACGGCCGCCCCACGGCCGCCGTGTCGAAACCGACAAACGGTCCCCCGTCGAACCCCGGGCCATGAACCCGCTCGACCGTTACGCGCCCCTCGTCGGGGACGAGGCGGCGTTCCGGGCCGCCTGCGAGCGGCCGCTCCCCTCGGTCGTCCGGACGAACTCCATCCGGGCCGACCCGGCCCGCGTCGCCAGGGCGTTCGACGAGGAGGGGACCGGCTACGAGCGCGCGGACTGGCACGACGGGGTCTTCCGCCTCGAGGGGCGTTCCCCGGGGACGACGTGGCCGTACACCCACGGCTGGGTCCACGGGCAGGAGGAGGTCTCCGCGCTCCCCGCGCTCGCGCTCGACCCGCGACCGGGGGAGCGGGTGCTCGACACCTGCGCGGCGCCGGGGAGCAAGACGAGCCAGCTCGCCGGGCTGATGGAGGACCGCGGCACCCTGGTCGGCAACGACACGAACCTCGGGCGCATCTCGGCGCTCCGGCACAACGCCGAACGCCTCGGCGTGACGAACCTCGTCGTCGACCACCAGGACGCGCGCAACTACTCGTTGAACGGCTTCGACTTCGACGAGTTCGACCGGGTGCTCGTGGACGCGCCCTGCTCGTGTGAGGGCACCGTCCGCAAGAACCCGGACGCGCTGGACGCGTGGACGCTCGATCACGTCCGCCGGGTCGCGGGGATCCAGAAGGGCATCCTGCGGCGCGCCGTGCAGGCGACGAGACCCGGCGGAGCGGTCATCTACTCCACCTGCACCTTCGCCCCGGAGGAGAACGAGGCCGTCCTGGACCACGTGCTCGCCGAGGAGGACTGCGAGGTCCTCGAGTGGGACTCCCCGCTGGAGTCGGCGCCGGGCGTCACCGAGTGGGAGGACGAGACGTACGACCCGCAGGTGCGGCGGGCGACCCGGGTGTACCCCCACCTGAACGACACGGGCGGGTTCTTCCTGGCGAAGCTCCGCGTGGGCGGCGGCGGGGAGGGGGTGGCGGGCTGATGGCCCCCGACGGAAACGACGGCCAGCGGTTCGACCGCCTCCCAGCCACCGCCGCCGAGCGCGAGGTCGAGGGCCGCGCGACGCGCGCGGAGGTGCTCGACTGGTGGGAGGAGCGGTTCGACATCCCGCCGGGAACGTTCGACGGCTACACCTTCTGGGAGAAGGGAGCCGGCAAGCTCTGGGCGTTCGCGGCCGACCTCCCGACCCCCCAGGCGCGCGAGGGCGTCGGCATCACCTTCCTCAGGACGAGACAGGAGCACTGGAAGCCGACGACGACGGCGGCGATGCGCTGGGGCCGGCTGGCGACGCGGAACGTGATCGAACTCCCGCCCGGCGAGGCCCGGGCGTTCGCGGCCGGCCACGACCAGGACCTTCCCGACTGGGACGGCGACTGGGGCTACCTGATCGCGACCCACGACATCGCGGGCGGGCGGGAACCGATCGGCGTCGGACTGTACCTCTACGACGAACTCCGCTCCGTGGTTCCGAAGGGGTACCAGGAGGAGTTGCCGGAGCGCCACCGCCGTCGGTAGCGCGACGGTCGGGCGCGAGCGCCGCCTCGTCCGTTCGATCCGTGACTCCGGGCCGACGGGATCGCCCGTACAGGAAGCCGCGTGTGGGACGCCCCGTGGCTACTGCCGGCACTACGCTTTTCCGCGATTTCACCGTGGTTCCAGTATGGACGACCCCGAGGGGACGTGGCTGGGGCTACGGCGACGCGCGAAACCGCTCGTCCAGGCCGGGGTCCTTCTCGGTCTGGGGCTGGGCGGGTTCTTCGACGGGATCGTCCTCCACCAGATCCTCCAGTGGCACCACATGGTTTCGTCCCACCCGGACCCGACCGTCGCGGGCGACCTCGAACTGAACGTGATGGCCGACGGCCTCTTCCACGCCGTGACGTACGTCCTCACGGTCCTGGGGGTCGGATTCCTCTGGCGGGCGTGGCGACGGCCGGCCGTCCCCGCGTCGGGTCGCACGCTGTTCGGGTCGACGATTATCGGGTGGGGCCTCTTCAACCTGATCGAAGGGATCGTGGACCACCACCTCCTCGGCATCCACCACGTGTGGCCGGCCGGCCCCGGCCCGGTGATCCTCTGGGACGTCGCGTTTCTGGCGTGGGGCGCGCTGTTCGTCGCCGGCGGATACGCCGTCGTTCGGGGCGACGACGCCGCCTCCCCGACGAGGGGGGCCGACCGAGAGGAAGCCGGCCGTGAGGAACCCGAACGGGAGGAAGTCGACTGAGATCCGGGGCGCGTGCGGGCGGACGGCGCCTCGGACCCGACTCCGCGGACAGCGGCTCGACGACCGACTACCGCCGTTCGTCCGTACCGTCGCCAGCCTTCTCCCGCAGCGTCCCGCCGCCGAGCCCCTCCCATTCGACCCGGTAGCCGAGCGCCGAGAGCGCGGCGCTCGAATCCGCGATGCCCCGCTCCGCGAGGACCGATTCCGCCTCCGCGTAGGCCATTCCGGCGTCGAGTTCGTCGCCGACCGACCGCAGCACGGCCGGCCGGACGAGCGTCCCCCCGACGCGCTCGTGGTCCGGGAACGACACGTCCTCGAGCGCGTCGGCGGGGACGCCGTGGTCGGCCGCGACCGCCTCGAGCGCGACCACGTCGGCGTCGGGCGCGAGCGTCCCGGGGAGGTCCGCGGTCACCTCGGCCTCGAGTTCCGATTCGTACTCCCGCAGGACGTCGACCACGTCCTTCACCCGGACGGTACCCGAGTAGGGGACGGCCCGGTGGTCCCGCGCCTCGACCGCCTCGCCGGCGCCGAGCGACTCGTCCACCGCGACGAGGAGGTCGACGTCCTCCACGGCCTCGAGCTGGGAGAGCTTCTTCTCGACGTACTCGGGCGTCCAGAACCCCATCACTTCAAAAAACACGTGGTAGTCCGCGTGGCGGTACTCGAAGGAGAAGTCGGGGATCATGACCCGGTTCCCCGTCTCCAGCGGCTCCGGCTCCCGAACCAGCGTCCAGTCCAGATCGAGCGCGCGGAACCGCGCGGCGAAGTCGGCCTCGACGCCCGAGTCGAACGCCGGCTCCGCCAGGGGTTCGGTCCCCGGGACGGACACGTCCGCGTCCGTGAGCCGGAGCTCCCGCTCGGTTCCCCGGTCGTCGACGGTCGCGGTCAGCGTCCAGTCGGTCGTGCCCCCGGCGACCGTCCGGAGGAGGCGGGCGAACGCGGTCCCGTAGCGCCTGCTACGGCGGAACAACGCGTCCGGCCCGGTGACGACTAGCTCCCGCCCCTCGTCGGTGCGCACCACCTCGTACAGCAACCCGAGCCGCTTGGCCGCCGAGACGAGCGCCTTCGGGTCCGCCGAACGCACCCGAACCTCCGTCGCGTCGAACAGCGCCGTCTGTGCGAGCGAGAGGTCGTACTGCTCGCACAGCGAGTCCGGGTCCCATCGCGCGTCGAACGCCGCGAGCACCCGCTCGGGCTCCCGGTCGGCGAACAGCGACGACTCGACGGCCTCCGCGTCGGTCCCGAGGCGGTCCGCGGCCGCCGCGAGCGCCGCCGCGCGCTCGGACTCGTCCGCGGCGCCGACGCGTTCGGCCGCCTCGAAGGCGGCCCGGCGGGCGCGCTCGGGCGGGAGCGGGGCCCGCGTCTCGAACGTCGCCTCCCGCTCCAGCAGGGCGGCGAACCCCCTGACGAGCTTGAAGTCCGGCGCGTCCCGTTCGAGGTCGGTCAGCGCGGCCTCCAGCGCGCGTCGTGGCTCCCCGACGTGACCCTGGAACGTCCCGAGGACGCGGGCCGCGAGCGCCCGGGCGTCGTCGTCGCCGGCGACGAACTCCGGCCGGTAGCTCCCGCCGCGGCGGGAGACGCGCAGGAGGTCCTTTCGCAGCACGCCCGCGGGTAGCCGGCCGGGGGGTAAAGTCGCCGCGGTCCGGGCTCCGTAGCGGCCGCCGGCCCGGAGCCCGATGCGCCCGTCGGGCGCGAATGGACAAGGCTCATGCCGGGTGCGAATCAGTGGCCGGTATGAAGC
Protein-coding regions in this window:
- a CDS encoding DUF790 family protein, which encodes MLRKDLLRVSRRGGSYRPEFVAGDDDARALAARVLGTFQGHVGEPRRALEAALTDLERDAPDFKLVRGFAALLEREATFETRAPLPPERARRAAFEAAERVGAADESERAAALAAAADRLGTDAEAVESSLFADREPERVLAAFDARWDPDSLCEQYDLSLAQTALFDATEVRVRSADPKALVSAAKRLGLLYEVVRTDEGRELVVTGPDALFRRSRRYGTAFARLLRTVAGGTTDWTLTATVDDRGTERELRLTDADVSVPGTEPLAEPAFDSGVEADFAARFRALDLDWTLVREPEPLETGNRVMIPDFSFEYRHADYHVFFEVMGFWTPEYVEKKLSQLEAVEDVDLLVAVDESLGAGEAVEARDHRAVPYSGTVRVKDVVDVLREYESELEAEVTADLPGTLAPDADVVALEAVAADHGVPADALEDVSFPDHERVGGTLVRPAVLRSVGDELDAGMAYAEAESVLAERGIADSSAALSALGYRVEWEGLGGGTLREKAGDGTDERR
- a CDS encoding DUF7122 family protein encodes the protein MAPDGNDGQRFDRLPATAAEREVEGRATRAEVLDWWEERFDIPPGTFDGYTFWEKGAGKLWAFAADLPTPQAREGVGITFLRTRQEHWKPTTTAAMRWGRLATRNVIELPPGEARAFAAGHDQDLPDWDGDWGYLIATHDIAGGREPIGVGLYLYDELRSVVPKGYQEELPERHRRR
- a CDS encoding RsmB/NOP family class I SAM-dependent RNA methyltransferase produces the protein MNPLDRYAPLVGDEAAFRAACERPLPSVVRTNSIRADPARVARAFDEEGTGYERADWHDGVFRLEGRSPGTTWPYTHGWVHGQEEVSALPALALDPRPGERVLDTCAAPGSKTSQLAGLMEDRGTLVGNDTNLGRISALRHNAERLGVTNLVVDHQDARNYSLNGFDFDEFDRVLVDAPCSCEGTVRKNPDALDAWTLDHVRRVAGIQKGILRRAVQATRPGGAVIYSTCTFAPEENEAVLDHVLAEEDCEVLEWDSPLESAPGVTEWEDETYDPQVRRATRVYPHLNDTGGFFLAKLRVGGGGEGVAG
- a CDS encoding DUF2243 domain-containing protein gives rise to the protein MDDPEGTWLGLRRRAKPLVQAGVLLGLGLGGFFDGIVLHQILQWHHMVSSHPDPTVAGDLELNVMADGLFHAVTYVLTVLGVGFLWRAWRRPAVPASGRTLFGSTIIGWGLFNLIEGIVDHHLLGIHHVWPAGPGPVILWDVAFLAWGALFVAGGYAVVRGDDAASPTRGADREEAGREEPEREEVD
- a CDS encoding nucleotide exchange factor GrpE translates to MSDDAGTEQEEPETVETGDESAGSDAEPGEPTLADEVAEHDENLADRVAALEERAADAADRADEAEARAEEAEERADELESNLARTKADFQNYKKRAKKRQEQQRERATEDLVSRLTEVRDNLVRALDQDEDADIRPGVESTLETFDRVLAEENVEVIAPEPGEDVDPERHEVMMRVDSDRPDGTVAEVYKPGYEMAGKVIEAAQVTVSDGDE
- a CDS encoding proteasome assembly chaperone family protein — translated: MARIDVRTDVALADPVLVEGLPGVGLVGKIAADHLVEAFGMTHYADVHCESLPRSAAFGPDDRGIRTPVRLYADQGRDLLVLQSDVPVPPRAATEFAECIADWFREESVVPVYVAGLTRERPVEGTAGEADEKQRKVFGIASGSGAAILDRTEVPEPDDAGIVSGPTGALLNHALATNLTAVGLVADCDPQFPDPLAARAVLEEGVAPITGVDVPTDDLEEHAGRIQRAKERLARQVREEDENSSQAQRLRMYQ
- a CDS encoding MATE family efflux transporter translates to MGGFARPLDAIAGVLERFGVIDAERLDETVALAWPRVLTGFAIMSKQAVDLALVGLAVGATAVAGLAYAGAYWQVAKFVGIGLAGGTVSLVSQNYGGGEGDRASLVVEQSVWLALVLSIPIVAGYWLFATPLVGLLGSDPDAVRYGSTYLAFVAPGVLFEFLNLIASRTYAGVGDTFTPMAMRAGGALLNVVLSAALIFGAGLGVAGAAIGTTVSTGVVLCLLAWGMLGREYGLPRLGASPVPLVREGPRFDGVLVRQLIEVSTPLMGRRAAEGLLVFPLLWIASSFGPVVVAAIEVGRRVRALVNCFSWGFSIAASTLVGQRLGAGEEREAEAYGAAIVRLSAVVYLVVVALVVAFATPIAGVFVGGPEAVGAAATFVRVAAVSAVALGVDGSATGVLRGAGDTRWPFLASLIGRYAFALPVALLATATPLGVVGLYLALLLETLVPGVLNLRRFRTNRWKGISRAYRPASEPG